Proteins co-encoded in one Armatimonadota bacterium genomic window:
- a CDS encoding glycerate kinase, protein MKVIVAPDSFRGSLSAPKAAEAIAKGVHAAFLQSECILIPLADGGEDTVEALVKTTGGRVVATQATNPLGNRIESFFGILSDGETAVQMD, encoded by the coding sequence ATGAAAGTCATCGTTGCTCCGGATTCTTTCAGAGGCAGTTTAAGCGCGCCAAAGGCGGCAGAGGCGATCGCCAAAGGGGTACATGCTGCATTCCTTCAGTCTGAGTGTATACTTATTCCTCTTGCTGATGGTGGAGAAGATACTGTAGAGGCGCTTGTTAAGACAACTGGTGGTAGAGTTGTGGCAACCCAAGCTACCAACCCACTAGGCAATCGCATTGAATCATTCTTCGGCATCCTAAGCGATGGCGAGACTGCGGTACAGATGGATTGA
- a CDS encoding WYL domain-containing protein: MTLEEQFARLIKTLQLIEKEPWKWNVEALEVEFGVGRATVERDIRILRQWGTIQRKNGYFALKEMKFLPTSFTPSEALALVLAGNFASEQIGMPQADAIQTALRKVNATLLDQVESSIKKMRKRISVGVNLIRECNSEVLNTISRAISSHNPIEIKYYAAHSGETTKRKVDPYGLTFRFGAWYLIGFCHLRGDIRTFGVDRIRSIHVLKDHFRYPTNFDLEEYLSHGWQLQADAEPEKIILRFSPKITRWISGCRFHPHQKITKEPDGSILFEVTVAGVDEIKHWVLSFGDNVEVLAPQSLRASIAQTARAMAEKYSGARLIKQLSSEEKSRKRFERERLTAR, from the coding sequence ATGACACTTGAGGAACAGTTCGCACGGCTGATAAAAACCCTTCAGCTAATAGAAAAAGAGCCATGGAAGTGGAATGTTGAGGCGCTGGAGGTGGAATTCGGAGTTGGAAGGGCTACTGTCGAGCGGGACATACGCATTCTGCGGCAGTGGGGCACAATCCAGCGCAAAAACGGCTATTTTGCCTTGAAGGAAATGAAATTTCTGCCCACAAGTTTTACCCCAAGCGAAGCCTTAGCATTAGTGCTTGCAGGAAACTTTGCCTCCGAACAGATTGGAATGCCGCAGGCAGATGCGATTCAAACAGCACTAAGAAAGGTCAACGCAACTCTTTTGGATCAAGTGGAGTCTTCGATAAAGAAAATGCGGAAGCGTATTTCGGTTGGCGTTAATCTAATTCGTGAGTGCAACTCGGAAGTTTTGAACACCATAAGCCGTGCGATATCAAGCCATAATCCAATTGAGATAAAGTACTATGCAGCCCATAGTGGTGAGACTACAAAGCGAAAAGTAGATCCTTATGGACTAACATTTCGCTTTGGAGCGTGGTATTTAATAGGGTTTTGTCACCTACGGGGAGATATTCGGACCTTTGGCGTAGATAGGATTCGATCAATCCACGTGTTAAAAGATCATTTTCGATACCCGACAAATTTCGACCTAGAGGAATACCTAAGCCACGGCTGGCAACTTCAGGCAGATGCGGAACCGGAAAAGATTATTCTCCGCTTTAGCCCAAAAATTACACGTTGGATATCAGGCTGTCGTTTCCACCCACATCAGAAAATCACAAAGGAACCGGATGGTTCGATACTTTTTGAAGTTACTGTGGCGGGCGTTGATGAAATCAAGCATTGGGTGCTGAGCTTCGGCGACAACGTGGAGGTCCTTGCTCCGCAAAGTCTTCGTGCATCTATAGCCCAAACTGCACGTGCAATGGCTGAGAAATACTCAGGCGCCCGTTTGATTAAACAACTTTCAAGTGAAGAAAAATCAAGAAAAAGATTTGAAAGAGAAAGGCTAACAGCTCGCTGA
- a CDS encoding glycerate kinase, which yields MIRAMLDFGCKRLILAIGGSATNDGGVGAARELGGSFRDASGRELGFVASTPPKRG from the coding sequence TTGATAAGAGCCATGCTAGATTTCGGATGTAAGCGTCTTATACTAGCCATCGGGGGAAGTGCGACAAACGACGGAGGAGTAGGAGCTGCCCGGGAACTTGGAGGGAGTTTTAGGGATGCAAGTGGGCGAGAACTCGGGTTTGTCGCCAGTACACCTCCAAAGCGCGGTTGA
- a CDS encoding glycerate kinase, with protein sequence MISKLSPPKLDRRPIWAFPGNFHPASPAPPSEPFATRDAADEESCIVGAALVITGKGRVDAQTLRCKTISGVLEVARLRWVPVIVLAGGTEAEGYELLNRGAVVLLSIVNKPVNLLEAQSQAGKLLAVATRAGNEVVLSELLAFLFQIFFLIFLHLKVV encoded by the coding sequence GTGATTTCCAAGCTCTCTCCACCAAAGCTGGACCGCCGGCCGATCTGGGCGTTCCCAGGAAATTTTCATCCCGCGTCACCAGCACCGCCAAGTGAACCGTTTGCAACTCGTGATGCGGCTGACGAGGAGAGCTGCATAGTAGGAGCAGCACTTGTAATAACGGGCAAGGGGAGAGTTGATGCTCAGACGCTCCGATGCAAAACAATTAGTGGCGTCTTGGAAGTTGCGCGATTAAGATGGGTGCCAGTGATTGTTCTGGCTGGTGGAACCGAAGCCGAGGGATATGAACTTCTAAACCGAGGCGCTGTTGTCCTACTCTCCATTGTCAACAAGCCAGTGAATTTGCTTGAAGCACAATCACAAGCAGGCAAGCTTCTTGCCGTGGCTACCCGAGCGGGCAATGAGGTTGTTCTCAGCGAGCTGTTAGCCTTTCTCTTTCAAATCTTTTTCTTGATTTTTCTTCACTTGAAAGTTGTTTAA
- a CDS encoding S8 family serine peptidase, whose amino-acid sequence MRFIGITLILLLLPMLISAGFCASQPIAPGEILVKFKPGTPSSEIASIHRQNGSVIRGSIPKLGIQIVSSPKGREINHAAKYKASRFVEYAEPNYLARVTSLNPNDPYFATNQWTLFKIKAPAAWEMNVGESSVIVAVLDTGVDYKHPDLEGKIINGYDFVNRDSDAIDDNGHGTAVAGIIGACANNGIGIAGITWACKIMAIKVADATGYASYSNIASGITYATDYGARVVNISIAGASPSSTLQSAVDYAYKRGCLVIASSGNNGINTVYYPAACSNAIAVGATDQYDQVASFSNYGSALDFVSPCNAYTTLRGGGYGGFGGTSGSAPHVAGVAALIISANPTFNCAQVYELLKSGAEDLGTVGWDEKSGWGRINAYDSLSTVVAPLQDTSPPTVAIISPVAGSTISGTVTVSANATDNSGIAKIEFFVDGVSKAVTWGPFTWNWDTTSIANGLHTIGAKAYDIAGNTTSHTINVNVSNSLSSTVVFSGSVSTKVSKSHLWTTNSTTDTKASLSWNGTAGLKLQLYDAQNALIASSTSNTSPATLCVTGLPAGEYNFRVSAESGKTTKYTLTVTSTPH is encoded by the coding sequence ATGAGATTCATAGGGATAACGCTTATACTGCTCCTCTTGCCTATGCTTATCAGTGCAGGTTTTTGCGCCTCCCAGCCTATTGCTCCAGGAGAAATTCTCGTTAAATTTAAACCCGGAACTCCTTCTTCGGAAATAGCAAGCATTCATCGTCAAAATGGATCGGTAATACGCGGAAGCATCCCCAAACTCGGCATACAGATAGTCTCATCGCCAAAAGGAAGAGAAATCAACCACGCAGCAAAGTATAAAGCTAGCCGGTTTGTTGAGTATGCAGAGCCCAACTACCTAGCTCGGGTGACATCGCTTAACCCAAATGACCCTTACTTTGCAACAAATCAGTGGACCCTTTTTAAAATTAAGGCACCAGCAGCCTGGGAAATGAACGTTGGAGAAAGTTCGGTAATAGTTGCCGTTCTTGATACGGGCGTTGATTACAAGCACCCCGACCTGGAAGGCAAAATAATAAATGGATATGATTTTGTAAACCGTGATTCCGATGCCATAGACGACAATGGCCATGGAACGGCAGTGGCGGGCATTATTGGTGCGTGCGCAAACAATGGCATTGGCATAGCAGGCATTACATGGGCGTGTAAGATTATGGCAATCAAGGTTGCAGATGCAACAGGTTATGCATCGTACTCAAATATAGCATCTGGCATTACTTACGCGACGGACTACGGTGCACGCGTTGTCAACATAAGCATTGCAGGGGCATCACCAAGCAGTACACTTCAGAGCGCTGTCGACTACGCCTATAAACGCGGCTGTCTGGTCATAGCGAGCAGTGGGAATAATGGCATAAATACTGTCTATTATCCTGCTGCATGCTCAAACGCTATAGCAGTAGGGGCGACTGACCAATATGACCAGGTTGCAAGCTTCTCAAATTATGGTTCGGCGCTCGACTTCGTATCACCATGCAATGCATATACTACTCTCAGGGGCGGTGGTTACGGCGGATTTGGCGGGACATCAGGTTCCGCCCCGCACGTCGCAGGAGTTGCCGCACTCATAATATCTGCGAACCCCACTTTCAATTGTGCTCAAGTCTATGAGCTACTTAAATCGGGGGCAGAAGATTTAGGAACAGTTGGCTGGGATGAAAAATCCGGCTGGGGGCGGATTAATGCTTATGATTCACTATCCACAGTCGTAGCTCCTTTACAAGATACATCACCCCCGACTGTTGCCATAATATCGCCAGTTGCAGGCTCTACAATTTCAGGTACAGTCACAGTTAGCGCTAATGCCACTGACAATTCTGGCATAGCCAAAATCGAGTTTTTTGTTGATGGAGTTTCAAAAGCGGTTACATGGGGACCATTTACTTGGAATTGGGACACAACAAGCATAGCAAACGGTTTGCATACCATTGGAGCAAAAGCATATGACATAGCAGGCAATACTACCAGCCACACAATTAATGTGAACGTTAGCAACAGCCTATCCTCAACGGTTGTATTCTCTGGCTCGGTATCTACGAAAGTATCCAAATCGCATTTGTGGACGACAAACTCAACAACAGACACAAAGGCAAGCCTTTCCTGGAATGGCACAGCCGGTCTCAAACTCCAACTTTACGATGCGCAAAATGCCTTAATCGCCTCATCTACTTCCAATACATCCCCTGCAACACTTTGCGTTACCGGACTTCCTGCAGGTGAATATAATTTCAGGGTTTCTGCGGAGTCAGGCAAGACAACTAAGTATACGCTCACAGTAACCTCTACTCCTCATTAA
- the galE gene encoding UDP-glucose 4-epimerase GalE yields MILVTGGAGYIGSHTVKLLTERGYQTITFDNMELGHPEAVVAGIIVKGDLADREKLDKTFREFPVDAVMHFAAYASVGDSVANPDKYFRNNIGNGLNLLDAMRKHGVKKFIFSSSAATYGEPKHIPIEEDHPQNPTNPYGESKLMFEKILKWYDVAYGIKSISLRYFNAAGADPDGKIGEDHNPEEHLIPIVLEVALGKRDKVRVFGTDWDTPDRTCIRDYIHVTDLADAHILALRALEEGAQTTAYNLGNGNGHSVMQVIRTAEEVTGRKITWEPAPRRPGDPARLVASSDRIKKELGWKPKYPELSAIIETAWRWHSSHPNGYKK; encoded by the coding sequence ATGATACTCGTTACAGGCGGCGCTGGTTACATAGGTTCACATACAGTAAAGCTTTTAACCGAAAGAGGATATCAGACAATCACATTCGACAATATGGAGCTTGGTCATCCCGAAGCCGTAGTCGCCGGAATTATCGTTAAAGGTGACCTCGCTGATAGGGAAAAACTCGACAAAACCTTCCGTGAATTTCCAGTTGATGCTGTTATGCACTTTGCTGCCTATGCATCAGTTGGAGACTCTGTAGCCAATCCCGACAAGTATTTTCGAAATAACATAGGAAATGGATTAAACCTTCTTGATGCAATGAGAAAACACGGCGTTAAGAAGTTTATATTCTCCTCAAGCGCTGCCACCTATGGTGAGCCAAAACACATACCAATAGAAGAAGACCACCCTCAGAACCCCACTAATCCTTATGGCGAATCTAAGCTTATGTTCGAAAAGATACTCAAGTGGTATGACGTTGCATATGGTATTAAGTCAATCTCTCTGCGCTATTTTAACGCCGCTGGTGCTGACCCCGATGGAAAGATTGGCGAGGACCACAATCCTGAGGAGCATTTAATTCCCATCGTCCTCGAGGTAGCCCTTGGGAAGCGAGATAAGGTAAGGGTGTTCGGAACAGATTGGGATACACCAGACAGAACCTGCATTCGAGATTATATTCATGTTACCGATCTCGCTGATGCACACATTCTTGCCCTCCGCGCACTAGAGGAAGGCGCACAAACTACTGCATACAACCTTGGTAATGGAAACGGCCACTCCGTAATGCAAGTCATCCGAACAGCAGAGGAAGTTACGGGACGAAAGATTACTTGGGAACCAGCTCCAAGGAGACCAGGGGACCCCGCTCGTTTGGTCGCAAGTTCTGACCGCATAAAGAAAGAACTTGGCTGGAAACCGAAGTATCCCGAGCTATCGGCGATTATAGAAACCGCTTGGCGTTGGCATTCCTCACACCCCAACGGATATAAGAAATAG
- a CDS encoding tetratricopeptide repeat protein has protein sequence MAHLQKWYKTGDEAELEAAITTLESVQQQFPKETKGVAWSRFRLGLFYIHEGRNVQNERLRNNPARGREILEDAIRNLPYNYFTWWMKAELATGYLPEKRYADVVAQCKSLLSEQPPASWKAYIMYILGDCQIRLGSKDEGMATLRQLVEELSKSQWADVARGRLRALAE, from the coding sequence ATGGCGCACCTGCAGAAGTGGTACAAAACCGGGGACGAAGCCGAACTGGAGGCGGCAATAACCACCCTGGAAAGTGTGCAGCAGCAGTTTCCGAAGGAGACGAAGGGCGTCGCCTGGTCGCGATTTAGGCTAGGCCTTTTCTACATCCATGAGGGTCGCAACGTTCAGAACGAACGTCTGCGCAACAACCCGGCCCGAGGCCGGGAGATCCTGGAAGACGCTATCCGCAACCTGCCCTATAACTACTTCACATGGTGGATGAAGGCAGAGTTGGCTACCGGATACCTCCCGGAGAAGCGTTATGCGGACGTTGTCGCGCAGTGCAAGTCGCTTCTCTCCGAGCAGCCGCCGGCCTCCTGGAAGGCGTACATTATGTACATTCTGGGTGACTGTCAAATCCGGTTGGGCAGTAAGGACGAAGGAATGGCGACGTTGCGGCAACTCGTCGAAGAGCTCTCCAAGAGTCAATGGGCGGATGTGGCACGTGGAAGACTCAGAGCTCTTGCTGAGTAG
- a CDS encoding tetratricopeptide repeat protein has translation MIQFRKFVHCMLLVGSAFAVLAAGPCGAATAEELLAAGRAAVARGDLASAKDLFGQCISQHPQTQQATEASWKLGFIAIKEGDLTLAEQRFSWVVDNHPSSPKAPDSLLRLAYLAKKPGGQTPWIGSSRLCFATRIHPRRSLPGSEQPDFRPALANWTWRARTSRLSRRTLRLLSRLGPRPPPWRAWRTCRSGTKPGTKPNWRRQ, from the coding sequence ATGATTCAGTTTCGCAAGTTCGTCCACTGCATGCTCCTAGTAGGGAGTGCGTTTGCGGTGCTGGCAGCGGGTCCCTGTGGTGCGGCCACAGCGGAGGAGCTTCTCGCTGCAGGACGTGCGGCGGTAGCCCGTGGGGACCTGGCCTCGGCCAAGGATCTCTTTGGTCAATGTATCTCCCAGCACCCGCAGACCCAACAGGCAACCGAGGCTAGTTGGAAGCTCGGCTTCATCGCCATTAAAGAGGGTGACCTCACCCTCGCCGAACAGCGCTTTTCGTGGGTAGTGGACAATCATCCATCCAGCCCGAAAGCGCCCGACTCTTTGCTGCGCCTGGCCTACCTGGCAAAAAAGCCGGGCGGGCAGACGCCCTGGATTGGTTCCTCCAGGTTATGCTTCGCTACCCGGATACACCCGAGGCGGAGCTTGCCAGGTTCAGAGCAGCCCGACTTCAGACCGGCACTGGCGAACTGGACTTGGCGTGCGAGAACTTCAAGGCTGTCAAGGAGAACCCTAAGGCTGCTATCGAGGTTAGGGCCGAGGCCGCCGCCCTGGAGGGCATGGCGCACCTGCAGAAGTGGTACAAAACCGGGGACGAAGCCGAACTGGAGGCGGCAATAA